GGAGGCGTAAAATCCTTGATCTAGCGCCACCTCTTTAACCACATGTCTAAATGTCATGATGTTATCTGCGGTGGATAACGCATCGGCATATCGAAGATCAATTTCTTGCTGGCCAGGGCCACCTTCATGGTGTGAGAACTCAACTGAGATTCCCATTGCTTCTAAAATTGTAATTGCTTGTCTTCTAAAGTCATGACCAACTACAGATGGCGTGTGATCAAAGTAGCCAGCCGAATCAACTGGGATTGGCTCTTGTCCTGGCTTTGGTTCATCTTTAAATAAGAAGAATTCAATCTCAGGATGTGTGTAACAGGTGTAACCAAGCTTTGCTACTTTTTCTAATGTTTGACGTAAAACTCTTCTTGGATCAACTGATGCTGGTGTGCCATCTGGAAGTGAAATATCACAAAACATTCGAGCCGCTCCTGGAGATTCAGTTCGCCATGGCAGAACTGAAAAGCTTGCAGGATCTGGCTTTGCCAACATATCTGCTTCAGTTACTCGAGCAAAGCCTTCAATTGCTGAGCCATCAAAACCAATTCCTTCAGCAAATGCGTTTTCTAACTCAGCTGGTGCGATTGCAACAGATTTTAAAAAGCCTAAAACATCGGTAAACCAAAGGCGCACAAATCTAATGTTGCGCTCTTCTAATGTACGAAGGACAAAGTTTTGTTGCTTGGTTAAATCACTTGGGGAGGTCATAGACAGTATTAAAGCCAATGATGGTTACGGCTATGTTAACTGGCAAAAATATGCCCAACTTAAGCGTGATTAGATTGCGAAAAACTCCGATGAATCCACACTAGTGCTGGCAGGAACACTTCTACTTACCACCATGTTGGCAGAAACTTTGGCGCCATCGCCCACGGTGATATCACCAATTATTCGAGCACCCGCACCGATCACCACATTATTTCCAATGGTTGGATGGCGCTTGCCGGTGCCACCAGATTTAGCACCCAATGTCACATCATGATAAATCATTACATCATCACCAACAACAGCCGTGGCACCAATTACTACACCCATGCCATGGTCAATAAAAAATCTTCGACCGATTTTCGCCGCTGGATGAATCTCAATTCCAGTAGTACTTCGCACCAAATTTGAATGGATGCGGGCGATTAATTTCAGATTAATGCGCCAAAGAAAATGAGAGATTCGATGTCCCCAAACCGCATGCAAGCCTGGATAGGTAAGTAAAACCTCTAATCGATTACGCGCAGCTGGATCTTTAGCTAGCGCAGTATCAATATCTTCAACTATGCCTTTAATCATTTAATCAGTTAAATCTTCATACAGAACAGTTGAAAGATAACGCTCACCAAATGAAGGAATGATTACTACGATATTTTTTCCAGCAAACTCGGCTCGCTTTGCCACAACCGAAGCTGCCCAAAGCGCAGCACCTGATGAGATACCAGCCAAGATTCCTTCTTCACTGCCTGCACGGCGGGCATACTTAATTGCATCTGCAGCCGAGGCATCTAAAATTTCATCATAAACATTTCGATCCAATACTGGTGGCACAAAGTTTGCACCAATTCCTTGAATCGGGTGTGAGCCTGGGGCGCCACCATTTAAAATAGGTGATGCTGCTGGTTCAACACCAATCACCTTAACGCTTGATTTGCGCTCTTTAAGTAGTTGTCCTGTTCCGGTAATCGTGCCACCAGTTCCAATTCCAGAGATTAAAACATCAACTGTGCCATCAGTGTCTCGCCATATTTCTTCACCAGTTGTTTGGCGGTGAATGATAGGACCGGCAGCATTTTCAAATTGGCGAACCATTACAGCGCCAGATTTTGCTAGCTCCTCAGATCTTGCAACAGCGCCCTTCATTCCCTCTGCAGCTGGAGTTAAAATTAACTCAGCTCCGTATGCTCTAATTAATTTACGACGCTCCTTTGAGACAGACTCTGGCATCGATAAAATTACTTTGTATCCACGGGCTGCCCCGACCATGGCCAGTGCAACTCCTGTGTTTCCCGAGGTTGCCTCAACAATTGTGCCACCAGGCTTTAGTTCACCACTTTTTTCAGCAGCGTCAACCATGGCAATCGCAAGGCGATCTTTAACAGTTGCAGATGGGTTATAAAACTCAAGCTTTGCCCAAACATTAGCGGCGGCGCCATCCATAATTTTATTGATTTTAACTAGCGGGGTATTTCCGAATATCTCAGTGATGTCGTTGTAAATTTTCATTTATTTCTCCTAAAAATTAATTGGTTGATTTAAAAAAAAGGGCAAAGCAGGATGAGGTTAAAGAAAGTATTAGCAGCTACAAGATGTTGCAAGACCAAAATCAATTACCCGACGGCGCGTAAACAGCCACTTGCCAATTGATTTAATCACGGGCTAAATCTAAAGTACCAATTGAGTTAAGGCTAATTGCAAATCATTTGCGTGTTTTAACAATTACGCTTAATTTAGATTAAGACTCATTCCAATGTGATGTAATCGGCAACCTGCGATCCTTACCAAAGGCCCTATTTGAGATCTTTGTTCCAGGTGGATACTGCCGGCGTTTGTACTCAGCTCGATCAACTAACCCAACCACCTTATCGACAAGTGCTGCATCAAATCCGGCAGCGAGCGCGGCTGGCTTTCCACCATCTTGATCAATATAGATTTCTAAAATCTGATCTAAAACTTTGTAATCAGGCAAAGAGTCAGAGTCCTTTTGATCAGGGCGAAGCTCAGCACTTGGCTCTTTGTTAATTGAGTTGACTGGAATCGGTGGGGTTTGTCCCTGCAGGATTGCTAACTCATTGCGCCACTTAGCTAATTGCCAAACTTGAGTTTTATATAGATCTTTAATCGGGGCAAAGCCGCCGACGGCGTCCCCATACAAAGTTGAGTAGCCAACTGCTAACTCAGATTTATTGCCGGTAGCAAGCACTAAGTGCCCCTCTTGATTTGATAATCCCATCAAGGTTACCCCGCGCACACGTGCCTGCAGATTCTCCTCTGCCACTCCTGCCAAATGCAGATTCTCAATAAAGTTTGCCACCATTGGAGCGATCTCGATGATTCGATAATTTAAACCAATATTTATTGCTAACTCTTTAGCATCAGCTAATGAGTGCTCTGATGAAAACTTACTTGGCATTGCCACGCCATGTACCCGGCTTGCCCCAATTGCATCTGCAGCTAATGCAGCAACAACTGCTGAATCTATTCCACCAGATACACCAAGGATTACCGATTTAAAATTATTCTTCTCCACATAATCTCGCAAGCCAATTACCAGCCCCTGCCAGATTTGCTCTAAATCCCCCAGCCTTCTTGCCACACCAGCCTTTATCTTTTGATACTTTAAAATTGGTGGGTTTGAAATAATTAAATCTGGATCACTAGATGCTAACTTCACATCAAGATCAATCACCATCAGGCCATCTTCAAATTGCGGAGCTCTGGCAATTATCTGACCAGTTTGGGAGGTGATGATTGTGTCGCCATCAAAAACTAAATCATCTTGCCCACCAGTCATATTTACATAGGCAAGTGGGGCGCCGATCTCAAGGGAGCGCGCTTGCACCAAAGCCAATCTGGCATCATCTTTATTTAACTCAAATGGTGAGCCATTAGGAACTAGTAGTAATCCAATATTTCGCTTGGCTAACTCTGCAACTGGGCCCCCTGCTTGCCAAATATCTTCACAAATTGCAATACCAATATCAACCCCACAAACTCTGATTACTAATGAGTGATTTCCAGGGGCAAAGTTTCGATACTCATCAAAGACTCCATAATTTGGCAGGTGGTGTTTGATATAGGTCGCCATAATCTCACCGCGATAAATAACTGCAACACAGTTTTGAGGCCGCCCGCCCTCACTTTGGCCTAAGTAGCCAACTAATAAAGTTAGATCTCCATTACCTTCACTATTAATTCGAACTGCAAGTTTTTCAACTGCAGCAATGGAGGCAGCTCTAAAGGATGCTCGATTGGCTAAATCCTCAACTGGGTAGCCAGTTAAAATCATCTCCGGATAAACAACTACTACCGCGCCGGCGTTGGCGGCATCAAATGCGTACTTAGAAATTAGATCAGCATTTTTACTTAGATCACCAACAGTTGGGTTGATCTGGGCAAGGGCAATTCTGATTAGGCCGGTATCACTCACTTTTCAAGAGTACCTCAGGTGGCGCACCTGGTGGGAGTTAAGTTAAAGTAAGCACACCTAGTAAAGACAGGGACCAGTAATGGCCTTGATCTAAAAGGAGATAAATAATGAGTAATGCTCATACCTCACGTATTTCTATCACCGATTTAGCAGCCAAGAAAGAGGCTGGCCAAAAATGGGCAATGCTCACCTGCTATGAACAGATCACTGCCGAGATCTTTGATGAAGCTGGTATTCCGGTTCTGCTAGTTGGTGATTCTGCTGGCAATAATTTCCTTGGTTTTGAAAACACAATCCCGGTAAGCGTTGATGAGTTGATTCCACTTGCAAGGGCTGTTGTAACAGCTAGCCAAAAAGCGATGGTGGTTGCAGATTTTCCATTTGGTTCCTATGAGAGCTCCCCCGATCAAGCACTTGCCACGGGTATTAGATTTTTTAAAGAGGCAAAGGTCGGGGCGGTAAAGCTTGAAGGTGGCGCCAAGGTTGTGCCACAGATAGAAAAATTAATTGCTGCCGGAATTCCAGTAATGGGACATCTTGGTTTAACCCCACAATCTGTTCACGCCTTAGGTGGCTTTAAGGTGCAGGGCCGAGGTGAGGATGGGCAGCGAATTATTAATGATGCTAAAGCACTGCAGGCGGCCGGAGTTTTTGCGATTGTGCTGGAGGCAGTGCCGGCAGAACTTGCTGCGCAGATTACAAAGGAGCTTTTGATTCCAACCATTGGCATTGGCGCAGGTGTTAACTGTGATGCCCAGGTCTTAGTTTGGACAGATCTAATGGGAATGAGCGCAAAGATGCCAAAACTTGCTAAGGCTTATCGAAATCTACGTAAAGAGATGTCTGATGCGGTGGGTGAGTTTGCACAAGATGTGGCAGCGGGTAGATTTCCTACCGCAGATCAATCTTTTAATTAAACCAATCTGCACCGGAGGGTGAGTGAAAGCAAATCTAGCAATAGATTTTTCACCCCTTAAAAAGTATCCAGATTTTAGAAGGCTCTGGCTTTCAGGGCTGATCTCCTACTTTGGTTCGATGTTTACCTACGTCGCACTTCCCTTTCAAGTTAAAGAGTTAACTGGCTCCTATTTGGCAGTTGGCTTAATCGGTTTAGTAGAGATTATTCCGTTGGTCATCTTTGGCCTTTATGGCGGAGTGCTAGCAGATCATATGGATCGCAAAAAAATGATCTGGGCAACTGAGTTTGCAGCCCTTTTCTTATCAGCCATTCTCCTAATTAACTCACTGCTTCCCTCACCTAGCCTGGCCCTGATTTATATAGTTGCGGCCCTCTTTTCAGCTGTTGATGGCTTGCAACGCCCAAGTGCTGATGCGATATTGCCAAGGTTGGTTGAACATAAGGACCTGCCAGCAGCTAGTGCGTTGATGAGTTTGCGTTGGCAGATGGGAATGATTGCCGGTCCCTCCCTTGCTGGAGTTTTAATCTCGATCTTTGGCGTAAGTGCTGGTTTTATTTTAGATATTGCAACCTACTTTTTATCACTCATTATTTTGATCAGAGTTAAGAGTGTGCCGCCCATTGAAATCAGTGAAAACCCTTCATTTTCCAGCCTGGTCGCTGGGGTTAAATATGCAACAAGTCGTAAGGATTTAATGGGCACATACCTTGTTGATTTATCAGCAATGTTTTTTGCAATGCCAACTGCGCTATTTCCATTCTGGGCAGAAGAAGCAGGAGCACCTTGGGCACTTGGTTTGTTCTATGCCGCCGGAACTATCGGCTCTATTTTGGTAACACTGACAAGTGGTTGGGTTAGAAACTATTCCAAACATGGTCGGGCGATATTTTTAGCAGCCCTAGGTTGGGGGGTGGCAATAACCTTTGCCGGTTTAGTTAACAACCTCTTTTTAATTCTGCTATTTCTTATTTTGGCAGGGGCTTCAGACATGGTCAGCGCCCTATTTAGATCCACGTTATGGAATCAATCCATCCCTGATGAATTCCGGGGCAGATTAGCTGGGGTGGAGTTAATCTCTTACTCAGTTGGACCATTAGGTGGGCAAACTCGCGCCGGCTTTACCGCCGAACGCACCTCACTGCGCACCTCTGTTGTCTCTGGTGGCCTACTTTGCATCGGATTTGTTCTCTTTTTCACCGCTTTACTGCCAGATTTTCGAAAATATGACAGCAAAAGTAATAAATTTGCAGTTTCAGAGGCAAAAAAACGTAAAACTGCACCAAATAATTAACTCACCAGTAGTTTTCTGCCAATTTTGACCAAAAAATTGGGTAACTTTTATAAAAAAATACATAAAAAATTAAATAAATAAAGTTGCGACACGCACCAATATTTTTGCCAAATGAGTGGACTCTTTTCCCATTTAGTGACACGCTTATCCATGAAACAGGTTCGGTGACGGATCGAACCACTTTGATAGGAGATCTACGTGGCTGCAAAGCGTCGTAAGAAAGCAGCAAAAGCTGCACCAAAGCGTCGTCGCAAGAAGGCAGCAAAAGCTGCTCCAAAGCGTCGTCGTCGTAAGAAGGCAGCAAAGGCTGCTCCAAAGCGTCGTCGTCGTAAGAAAGCAGCAAAGGCTGCTCCAAAGCGTCGTCGTCGTAAGAAGGCTTCAAAGTAAGTTATTAACTAAAAAATCCCGCCAGTCAAATGGCGGGATTTTTTTTGCCCAAAATTAATTTAAGAAAAGATAAGGTTGCACCATTATGAAAAGCGGCTTAGACCTATCCCATATTGATCAGGGGATCCGCCCGCAGGATGATTTATTTAGATTTATGAATGGCAAGTGGTTAAAAGAATCCACCATCCCAGCAGACCGTGCCAGTGATGGCGCCTTTTATTGGCTATATGAGCAGGCTGAAAAACAGGTAAAACAAATCATTTTAGATCAGTCAGCAAGCAAAGCCGCTACTGGCAGTAACGCCCAGAAAATTGGGGATTTATATAACTCATTTATGGATGAGGCTGGTATTGAAAAATTAGGGTTGTCCCCTATTGCAGATGATTTAGCAAAAGCAGCTGGGATTAAAACAGTTGATGATTTTCTAAAAACCTTAGGTGAGTTTGAAGCCCGTGGTTTATCTGGTCTTTTTTATACCTACGTCTCAACTGATAATAAAGACTCCACTAAAAACATTGTCTACCTAGGCCAATCAGGACTTTCACTTCCGGATGAGGCTTACTACCGCGAGGATGAGTACCAAGAGATTCGCCAAGCATTTCTAAAGCATGTTGAAAAGATGTTTGAGTTGGCAAATCTTGAAAACCCTAGCCAATCTGCTGCCCAAGTTCTTGAGATAGAGACAGAGCTTGCCTCCTTCCACTGGGATCAGGTGAAGGATCGGGATGCTGAACTTACCTACAACAAGAAAAGCTTCAGCGAGCTAAAGCAATTAGCAGCCAGCTTTAACTGGCCACTTTGGATTACCGCTTCAAATACCCCAGCCAAAGTTTTAGATCAGGTAATCATTAGACAGCCTTCCTACCTAGAAGGGTTATCAAAATTATTGGCAGCCTTTGATCTGCCTAAGTGGCGCAGTTGGTTGAGCTGGCATGTTTTATCTGGTGCTAGTCCGTATCTAAGCGCCGCCTTCGTGAATGAGAACTTCAACTTTTATGGCACTACTTTGTCTGGAATTCCAAAGCTTAAGGATCGGTGGAAGCGTGGGGTTGGCTTAGTTGAGGGGGCTCTAGGGGAAGCAGTTGGACAGATATATGTAGAGCGCCACTTTGGTGAGAACGCCAAAACTAAAATGGTTGAACTAGTTGCCAATCTAACTAAGGCATATCGGGTAAGCATTGAAGGACTTTCTTGGATGAGCCAGGAGACTAAAGAGCGGGCATATATAAAGCTAGAAAAGTTCACACCAAAGATTGGTTATCCAGATAAGTGGCGGGATTATTCAGCACTTGAAATAAAGGCTGGTGATTTAATTGGCAACCTTGCCCAAATTGCTAAGTACTCCCAAGATTATGAATACAACAAGATTGGCAAGCCGGTAGATAAATCAGAGTGGTATATGACCCCACAAACTGTTAACGCTTATTACAACCCAGGAATGAATGAGATTGTCTTTCCAGCCGCTATTTTACAACCGCCATTTTTTGATGTGAATGCTGATGATTACGCCGCTAACTACGGCGGTATTGGCGCAGTGATAGGACATGAGATCGGCCATGGCTTTGATGATCAAGGCTCTAAATATGATGGTGATGGCAACCTAGTTAACTGGTGGAGTGATATTGATCGAAAAGAGTTTGAGAAGCGAACTAAGAAATTAATTGATCAGTATGACCAGCTCTCACCGGCTGCCGCCCCTGATGTGAAGGTCAATGGCGCACTAACTGTGGGTGAAAATATTGGCGATCTTGGCGGCCTAACAATTGCTTATAAAGCTTATGAGATCTCACTTAATGGCAAACAGCCACCAGTAATTGATGGCTATAGCGGAGCACAACGATTTTTCATGGGCTGGGCGCAATCTTGGCGAGGAAAGTATCGAGCTGAAGAGGTAAGAAGGCGGATTGCAACTGATCCCCACTCACCTGATGAGTTTAGGTGTAATCAGATTGTGGCTAATTTAGATGAGTTTTATCAGGCCTTTGGTGTTGGTCAAAATGATAAGCACTTTATGAAGGCCGACGCGCGAGTGCGAATCTGGTAATTACTCCGGGAAATGACAAGCAACCTGAGATTTACCAACAGTTAATAACTCAGGGGTCTTAGTTCGGCAGATATCTTGCGCCTTCCAACATCTAGTATTAAATACACAACCAGCTGGTGGATTAATCGGTGAAGGTAAATCTCCTTTTAGGATGATGCGCTCGCGGGTTCGCTCAGATCTTGGATCTGGTTGTGGAACAGCTGATAACAACGCCGTGGTGTATGGATGGTGTGGGGCGGTGAATAGATCCTCAGTCTTTGCAATCTCCATAATCTTGCCCAAATACATAACCGCTACTCGATCAGAGATATGTTGAACCACAGATAAATCATGAGCAATAAAAACAATTGAAATGCCATCTGCCTTTTGCAGATCATCAATTAGGTTAATTACCTGGGCTTGAATGGAAACATCTAAGGCAGATACTGGCTCATCAGCGACAATTAATTTTGGCTTAAGTGCAATCGCTCTTGCTATGCCAATGCGCTGACGTTGCCCACCGGAGAACTCATGTGGGTAGCGGTTGTAATGCTCTGGGTTTAAGCCAACTCGCTCCATAAGGGCTGCAACCTCTTTTTTAACTCCACCCTCTGGTGTCACTTTTTGGATTTCGAAGGGGGCAGCAATGATCTTGCCAACTGTTTGGCGTGGATTTAGAGCTGAGAACGGATCTTGGAAAATGATCTGCATCTGCGCTCGAAGTGGAGTCATTAATCCTGGGCGAAGTTTGGTTATATCTTTTCCATCAAAAACAATCTCACCAGCAGTTGGCTCAATTAACTTCAAAATTGTTCGACCTGCTGTGGTCTTACCGCAACCTGACTCACCAACTAGACCTAGGGTCTCACCCTTCATTAAATCAAAGGAGATGCCATCAACAGCTTTTACCTGCAGCTTCTCTTTTCGAAAGCCAACATTTCGACTTGTTGGAAAGTACTTTTGTAGATTTCTAACACTTAATAATGGGGTACTCATTAGGCACGTGCTCCTTTGATCTCTGCGGCAAATGTTTTATCCCGCTTATCTTCAGGCACATGACATCTTGATTTATGCTCACTGTTATTTCCTAAAAGTTCAGGCTTTAATGATTCACAAGATCCACTTGGGGCCAGTGAGATGTATTCACACCTTGGCGCAAACGCACACCCAGTTGGCAGATTAATTAATGATGGCGGCTGGCCTGGAATTGCCTTTAAGCGTTCAGAACTTTTAGCACCAATTCTTGGTACTGACTTAAGTAGACCGAGAGTGTAAGGGGCGTGTGGGGAGTAGAAAATATCATCCACATTACCCTGCTCAACAATTCGACCGGCATACATAACTGAAACTCGATCAGCAACTTGTGCCACCACCCCAAGATCATGGGTAATTAGCAAAATTCCCATATTCAACTTCTTTTGTAGATCCTTTAGTAACTGCAAGATCTGCGCCTGCACCGTTACATCAAGTGCGGTAGTTGGCTCATCGGCAATTAGAACTGCTGGATCATTCATCAGCGCCATTGCAATCATTACTCGCTGGCGCATACCGCCGGAGAATTGATGTGGATATTCCCTTGCCCTTACCTGCGGCTCAGGAATTCCAACTAATTCCAGCATTTCAACCGCTTTTTTATTTGCAGCCTCTTTTTGTCCTGGATTGTGAACTAAATAAGCCTCAGCTAATTGGCTACCAATTCGATAGTAAGGGTGCAGTGAAGACATTGGGTCTTGAAAGATCATGGAAACTACTCGACCACGATAACTTCTAATTTTATCTAGCGGCGCACTAACAATATCTAGGCTCTCATTTTTATCATTAACAATAATTGAGCCAGAGATCTGGGTAACCCGGCGGTTATGTAAACCAATTACAGAAAGGGAGGTAACAGTCTTACCAGAGCCAGATTCACCAACAATTGCAACTGTCTCCCCTGGGGCAACTGAAATGGATACGCCATCTACTGCGTGGACAAACCCATCATCAGTTGGAAAGGTGACCTTTAGATCTTTGATCTCAAGTAGGTTTTTCACTTCATTCTCACCCTTGGATCTAAATATCCATAGGCAATATCAACAATTAGATTCATAGTAATAACCACGGTAGCTGCCAACATAGTTGTGGCTACTACAACTGAAAGATCAAACTCATAAACTGCTTGAATTGTCATTCGACCAAGCCCAGCTAAATTTAATATTGACTCAGTAATAATCGCCCCACCAATTAAGCCAGCAATATCTAAACCAGCACTTGTTGTGATTGGAGCAAGTACTGCTCGCATTGTGTGCTTAAGTAAGACAACTCTTTCAGTTAAGCCCTTTGCTCTTGCGGTGCGGATGTAATCCTCACCCAAAGTCTCTAAAACTGTTGCTCTGGTGAATCTGGTGTAAAAAGCGGCGTAGGCAATTGCTAATGTAATCCAACCCAAAATGAAGTATCTAAAGTAACCAAGTGGATCATCAAAGAGGGATTTATAACCTTCCAAACTCAGCGGCACAATCTTCCATTTAATACTCACATAAATTAGTAAGAATAATCCGGTAACAAATGTTGGCAGTGAGGTGCCAAGGAGAACGAAAACTGAGGACAATGTGTCTGGATAGCGGCCTCGAAACTTTGCTGCTAGTAAGCCAAGACCAACACCGACAATGATCCAGATAATAAAGGCACCGATTGCTAAGTTAATAGTTACTGGTAGCGCCTCTTTGAGCATATCTGTCACACACATATTCTCATTAAATGAGTAACCAAAACTTGGGGCTGGGCAGGAGAACTCAGCTGAGCCTGCGCCATATGTTCTTCCAACAAAGATTCCAGATAAAAATAACCAGTACTGCTCCCAAATTGGTTTATCAAAACCTAGTTTTATACGGTTTGCTTCAATTACTTGGGGCGTACATTTTTGGCCACAGGTGAGTGCTGCTGGATCAAATGGCAGGATTGAGAAAACGCCATAAACCACCATTGAAACTAATAAAATTGTGATTAGCGAAAAGTAAGCCCGGCGCAATATAAATCTTGGCAATTACTTCCCCTTATTAATTAATAATTTTTACAAGCCTATCGCAAGTAAATAGGACTCGCATTGCTGCGAGTCCTATTTAACTTAATTGCTAATGGATTATTGATTAATCCACATCTTGCCGTATGCAGGATTTCCCTGTGGAACCCAGAAGAAGACGTTTTGGACCTTTGAGCCCCAAACCTCTTGAGCCTTACCAAACAATGTTGGTAGTACCCAGAAGTTCTTCATTGCTTCTTTATCTAGTTCTTTCCATAGTGCTGCCTGCTTCTTACGATCAGTTGTCTTCATCGCAAGATTTACCTTGTCCTCAAATGCCTTGTAGGCAGGATCTTTTGAGTTCTGGCTTAGGTTAAATCCACCTGCAGTTGTGAATAGCTCAGGAATAACTGTTGAGGCGTTAGCCCAGTCAGCTCCCCAGCCTGAAGTTGATAGATCACTCTGCTTTGAAGCAGTCATAACTGTTGGGTAGTAACCACTCTTGATGATGTTGTAGTTAACCTTAATTCCAACACGAGCAAATGCTTTCTCGTTTATTGGAATAGTGTCATTAAGAGTTGATGACTGGCTCACATCGAATGTGATGCCCTCTGTGGTTGCCTTGGCGTGATC
The Candidatus Nanopelagicus limnes DNA segment above includes these coding regions:
- a CDS encoding glutamine synthetase family protein; protein product: MTSPSDLTKQQNFVLRTLEERNIRFVRLWFTDVLGFLKSVAIAPAELENAFAEGIGFDGSAIEGFARVTEADMLAKPDPASFSVLPWRTESPGAARMFCDISLPDGTPASVDPRRVLRQTLEKVAKLGYTCYTHPEIEFFLFKDEPKPGQEPIPVDSAGYFDHTPSVVGHDFRRQAITILEAMGISVEFSHHEGGPGQQEIDLRYADALSTADNIMTFRHVVKEVALDQGFYASFMPKPFTNHPGSAMHTHISLFEGEKNAFYEEGAPMQLSKVGRSFTAGIIKHASEITAITNQWVNSYKRLSGGGEAPAYANWAQVDRNAMVRIPTYKPKKEASTRIEVRSPDSACNPYLAFAVIIAAGMAGVEGGYELTENLKPAPLPTDLAEAISAMEKSDLVKKTLGDDVFEYVLRNKRSEWDEYRKQVSAYELDRYLPVL
- the cysE gene encoding serine O-acetyltransferase, with protein sequence MIKGIVEDIDTALAKDPAARNRLEVLLTYPGLHAVWGHRISHFLWRINLKLIARIHSNLVRSTTGIEIHPAAKIGRRFFIDHGMGVVIGATAVVGDDVMIYHDVTLGAKSGGTGKRHPTIGNNVVIGAGARIIGDITVGDGAKVSANMVVSRSVPASTSVDSSEFFAI
- the cysK gene encoding cysteine synthase A, whose translation is MKIYNDITEIFGNTPLVKINKIMDGAAANVWAKLEFYNPSATVKDRLAIAMVDAAEKSGELKPGGTIVEATSGNTGVALAMVGAARGYKVILSMPESVSKERRKLIRAYGAELILTPAAEGMKGAVARSEELAKSGAVMVRQFENAAGPIIHRQTTGEEIWRDTDGTVDVLISGIGTGGTITGTGQLLKERKSSVKVIGVEPAASPILNGGAPGSHPIQGIGANFVPPVLDRNVYDEILDASAADAIKYARRAGSEEGILAGISSGAALWAASVVAKRAEFAGKNIVVIIPSFGERYLSTVLYEDLTD
- a CDS encoding NAD+ synthase encodes the protein MSDTGLIRIALAQINPTVGDLSKNADLISKYAFDAANAGAVVVVYPEMILTGYPVEDLANRASFRAASIAAVEKLAVRINSEGNGDLTLLVGYLGQSEGGRPQNCVAVIYRGEIMATYIKHHLPNYGVFDEYRNFAPGNHSLVIRVCGVDIGIAICEDIWQAGGPVAELAKRNIGLLLVPNGSPFELNKDDARLALVQARSLEIGAPLAYVNMTGGQDDLVFDGDTIITSQTGQIIARAPQFEDGLMVIDLDVKLASSDPDLIISNPPILKYQKIKAGVARRLGDLEQIWQGLVIGLRDYVEKNNFKSVILGVSGGIDSAVVAALAADAIGASRVHGVAMPSKFSSEHSLADAKELAINIGLNYRIIEIAPMVANFIENLHLAGVAEENLQARVRGVTLMGLSNQEGHLVLATGNKSELAVGYSTLYGDAVGGFAPIKDLYKTQVWQLAKWRNELAILQGQTPPIPVNSINKEPSAELRPDQKDSDSLPDYKVLDQILEIYIDQDGGKPAALAAGFDAALVDKVVGLVDRAEYKRRQYPPGTKISNRAFGKDRRLPITSHWNES
- the panB gene encoding 3-methyl-2-oxobutanoate hydroxymethyltransferase, with the translated sequence MSNAHTSRISITDLAAKKEAGQKWAMLTCYEQITAEIFDEAGIPVLLVGDSAGNNFLGFENTIPVSVDELIPLARAVVTASQKAMVVADFPFGSYESSPDQALATGIRFFKEAKVGAVKLEGGAKVVPQIEKLIAAGIPVMGHLGLTPQSVHALGGFKVQGRGEDGQRIINDAKALQAAGVFAIVLEAVPAELAAQITKELLIPTIGIGAGVNCDAQVLVWTDLMGMSAKMPKLAKAYRNLRKEMSDAVGEFAQDVAAGRFPTADQSFN
- a CDS encoding MFS transporter, whose protein sequence is MKANLAIDFSPLKKYPDFRRLWLSGLISYFGSMFTYVALPFQVKELTGSYLAVGLIGLVEIIPLVIFGLYGGVLADHMDRKKMIWATEFAALFLSAILLINSLLPSPSLALIYIVAALFSAVDGLQRPSADAILPRLVEHKDLPAASALMSLRWQMGMIAGPSLAGVLISIFGVSAGFILDIATYFLSLIILIRVKSVPPIEISENPSFSSLVAGVKYATSRKDLMGTYLVDLSAMFFAMPTALFPFWAEEAGAPWALGLFYAAGTIGSILVTLTSGWVRNYSKHGRAIFLAALGWGVAITFAGLVNNLFLILLFLILAGASDMVSALFRSTLWNQSIPDEFRGRLAGVELISYSVGPLGGQTRAGFTAERTSLRTSVVSGGLLCIGFVLFFTALLPDFRKYDSKSNKFAVSEAKKRKTAPNN
- a CDS encoding M13 family metallopeptidase, which gives rise to MKSGLDLSHIDQGIRPQDDLFRFMNGKWLKESTIPADRASDGAFYWLYEQAEKQVKQIILDQSASKAATGSNAQKIGDLYNSFMDEAGIEKLGLSPIADDLAKAAGIKTVDDFLKTLGEFEARGLSGLFYTYVSTDNKDSTKNIVYLGQSGLSLPDEAYYREDEYQEIRQAFLKHVEKMFELANLENPSQSAAQVLEIETELASFHWDQVKDRDAELTYNKKSFSELKQLAASFNWPLWITASNTPAKVLDQVIIRQPSYLEGLSKLLAAFDLPKWRSWLSWHVLSGASPYLSAAFVNENFNFYGTTLSGIPKLKDRWKRGVGLVEGALGEAVGQIYVERHFGENAKTKMVELVANLTKAYRVSIEGLSWMSQETKERAYIKLEKFTPKIGYPDKWRDYSALEIKAGDLIGNLAQIAKYSQDYEYNKIGKPVDKSEWYMTPQTVNAYYNPGMNEIVFPAAILQPPFFDVNADDYAANYGGIGAVIGHEIGHGFDDQGSKYDGDGNLVNWWSDIDRKEFEKRTKKLIDQYDQLSPAAAPDVKVNGALTVGENIGDLGGLTIAYKAYEISLNGKQPPVIDGYSGAQRFFMGWAQSWRGKYRAEEVRRRIATDPHSPDEFRCNQIVANLDEFYQAFGVGQNDKHFMKADARVRIW
- a CDS encoding ABC transporter ATP-binding protein, with amino-acid sequence MSTPLLSVRNLQKYFPTSRNVGFRKEKLQVKAVDGISFDLMKGETLGLVGESGCGKTTAGRTILKLIEPTAGEIVFDGKDITKLRPGLMTPLRAQMQIIFQDPFSALNPRQTVGKIIAAPFEIQKVTPEGGVKKEVAALMERVGLNPEHYNRYPHEFSGGQRQRIGIARAIALKPKLIVADEPVSALDVSIQAQVINLIDDLQKADGISIVFIAHDLSVVQHISDRVAVMYLGKIMEIAKTEDLFTAPHHPYTTALLSAVPQPDPRSERTRERIILKGDLPSPINPPAGCVFNTRCWKAQDICRTKTPELLTVGKSQVACHFPE